GAGAGCCTCTATCGCGAGATTCGCGCGCTGAGAATTTACGAAGGTGCCACCGAGGTACAGAAATTGATCATTGCACGCGAATTTCTCAAGTCGCGGTGAGAGGACCAGATATGTCGTTACAAGAGCTTGATTGGAATGATCCGTTTGCCCTTGAAAGTCAACTGACGGAAGAGGAGCGGATGGTCGAAAAGACAGCCCGAGACTATGCACAAGCCAGGCTCGCGCCACGAGTTAGAGATGCTTTCCGTCACGAGAAGACTGACGTGGCAATCTTCAGGGAAATGGGTGAACTCGGATTTCTTGGATGTACCGTCTCGCCTGAGTTCGGTGGTGCCGGCCTAGGCTACGTTGCCTATGGCCTCATTGCGCGTGAGGTCGAACGCGTCGATTCGGGATATCGCTCGATGATGAGCGTACAGTCGTCCCTCGTTATGACGCCGATTGAATCGTTCGGCTCTGTCGCTCAGAAGCAGAAGTATCTTCCGAAGTTGGCGACGGGCGAGTGGATCGGCTGCTTTGGCCTGACAGAGCCGGATCATGGCTCGGACCCAGGATCGATGGCCACGCGGGCCAAGAAGGTAGTCGGTGGATACTCCCTCAGCGGTAGCAAGACGTGGATTACAAATGCCCCCATCGCCGATCTCTTTCTGGTCTGGGCAAAATCCGAGGATGGTCTAATCCGTGGATATTTGATCGAGAAGGGCGCGAAGGGTCTGAGTGCACCGGCTATTCATGGGAAGGTCGGACTGCGTGCTTCCATCACCGGCGAGATCGTTCTCGATGGCGTGTTCGTTCCGGAAGAGAACGTTTTGCCGAACGTAACGGGATTAAAGGGTCCATTTACTTGCCTCAATTCGGCAAGGTTCGGCATCGCGTGGGGTGCCCTGGGCGCAGCCGAGGCGTGCTACTCCGTCGCCCGGTCCTATGTACTGGAGCGCAAACAATTCGGGCGGCCGCTCGGTGCCAACCAGTTGATCCAAAAGAAGCTCGCGGACATGGTGACTGAAGTCGGTCTCGGTTTGCAGGGGTGCTTGCGGCTCGGTCGAATGAAGGAAGAAGGGCATCCGCCCGTTGAGTTGACCTCGATCCTCAAACGCAATTCATGCGGTAAAGCCTTGGAGATCGCTCGTGTCGCGCGCGACATGCTTGGTGGAAATGGCATCTCAGACGAGTTCGCAGTCGCTCGGCATCTCGTAAATCTCGAGGTGGTCAACACCTATGAGGGAACACATGACGTCCATGCTCTCATCATCGGTCGGGGACTTACTGGGATCGCTGCATTTGCGAACTAGGCGGATGCTTAATAGGAGAATTGGGAACACAGATGTACAAGACTCTACAACCTGAAGGCTGGGCTAAGCCGATCGGCTATGCCAACGGCGTAAGCGCGAGAGGTCGCACCGTCTTCGTTGGAGGACAGATTGGCTGGAACAAGGATTGCAAATTCGAAAGCGACGATCTGGTTGACCAGATCGGTCAAGCTCTTGAGAACATCGTTTCGGTCCTGGCGTGCGATGGCGGAGGACCCGAGCACATCACGACCATCACCTGGTATCTTACTGATCGTCGGGACTATCTGGCACGGCTTAGACAAATCGGAGAAACGTATCGTCGAGTGATGGGACGGCACTTTCCTGCCATGACAGCCGTCGAAGTGTCTGCACTGATAGAAGACCGCGCTAAAGTCGAAGTGCAAGCGACCGCCGTTATTCCTGATTGAGAAGCGTGCCCTACGTCGGGCGATGCGGGCTTCGTGATCTACTGTGCGTCGATGAGGCTACACGGATTGTGCAGCCCGCTGGCCGATACCTAAAGGTTATACCAATGGCGTGGCCGCGGAAGGGCGAATCGTCGTCACTGGCGGCGTGATCGGCTGGGACGCTGAGGAACGTCTTGCCGATGGCTTCGTGCCGCGCGTCCGTCAGACCTTGAGCAACATCGCGGTCATTCTTGCCGAAGGCGGCGCGCGGCCCGAGCATCTCGTGCGTCTCATCTGGTACGTCGTTGATATGGACGAGTATCTGGCGAATCTGACGGGTTTGGGCCAGGCGTACCGTGAGATATTTTTTTCGGCGATGGCACTGGTTCAGGTCGTTCGCCTGGTCGAGAAGGCGGCGCGAGTTGAAATCGAGGCGACGGCCGTGCTACCGCGCGCTGATGCGCGAACAAGGCTGCGAAGAAAGCAGACTAGCGTTGGCAGAGGCCATGAAGGAGAGTAAGCCGTGAGCGAAGTGGTCAAGCTTGAGCGTCATGATGAAGTCGGGATCGTCACGGTCAACAGCCCTCCGGTCAATGCGCTGAGTGCCGCAGTCCGCGGTGGAATTCTGGAATGCGTCAAGGCCGCGATCGCCGACCCCGCCATCAAGGGCATCGTGCTGACCTGCGCCGGCCGCACCTTCATTGCGGGTGCCGACATCACCGAGTTCGGCAAGCCGCCGAAGCCGCCGGCCCTCAACGACGTGCTGTCCGAGATCGAGAATTCGCCAAAACCCGTCGTTGCTGCGATCCATGGCAACGCGCTCGGCGGCGGCCTCGAAGTCGCGCTCGCCTGTCATTTTCGCGTCGCGGTCAAGGATGCCAAGCTCGGCCTGCCCGAGGTGAAGCTCGGCCTCCTGCCGGGCGCCGGCGGCACCCAGCGCCTGCCGCGCGCGGTCGGTCCCGAGCTCGCGGTCAAGATGATCGTCGGCGGTGACCCGATCGGGGCAGCCGAAGCGCTGAAGAACGGCCTGATCGAGGAGATCGTGGAAGGTCCGGCCTCCGGCGGCGAGGCCTTTGTGCGCAAGCTGCTGGCCGAGAAGCGCCCGCTGCGCCGTCTGCGCGACGACGATTCCAAGATCGCGGCCGCGAAGGCCGACCGCTCGATCTTCACCAATGCCGTCGCGGCGATGACCAAAAAGTCGCGCGGCCTGGAGGCGCCGTTCGCGGCGGCCGACGCCGTCGGCTACGCCATCGACCTGCCGTTCGACGAAGGTCTAAAGAAGGAGCGCGAGGGTTTTCTCAAGCTCGTCGCCTCCGATCAGTCCAAGGCACAGCGCTATGCCTTCTTTGCCGAGCGCGAGGCCAACAAGATCGCGGGCGTGCCCGAGGGCACCAAGTCGCGTCCCGTTAACCGTGTTGCCATTCTCGGCGCCGGCACCATGGGCGGCGGCATCGCGATGTCGTTTGCCAATGCCGGCGTGCCCGTCACTTTGATAGAGATGGGTGAAGAGCAGCTCAAGCGCGGCATGGGCATCATGCAGAAGAACTGGGAAGCGACCGCGGCGCGCGGTGGCATCCCGGCGGATGCACCGGCCAAGCGCATGGCGCTGATCAATGGCGTCGTCGGGATCGAGAATGTCGGCGATGCCGACCTCGTCATCGAAGCCGTGTTCGAGACCATGGCGGTGAAGAAGGAAGTGTTCGGAAAGCTCGACCAGTACGTCAAGCCGGGCGCCGTGCTCGCTTCCAACACCTCGTACCTGAACATCGACGAGATCGCGAAGGCGACCAAGCGCCCGCAGGACGTGCTCGGCATGCACTTCTTCTCGCCGGCCAACGTCATGAAGCTGTGCGAGATCGTCCGTGCC
The genomic region above belongs to Bradyrhizobium sp. CCBAU 53338 and contains:
- a CDS encoding RidA family protein, translating into MYKTLQPEGWAKPIGYANGVSARGRTVFVGGQIGWNKDCKFESDDLVDQIGQALENIVSVLACDGGGPEHITTITWYLTDRRDYLARLRQIGETYRRVMGRHFPAMTAVEVSALIEDRAKVEVQATAVIPD
- a CDS encoding acyl-CoA dehydrogenase, which produces MSLQELDWNDPFALESQLTEEERMVEKTARDYAQARLAPRVRDAFRHEKTDVAIFREMGELGFLGCTVSPEFGGAGLGYVAYGLIAREVERVDSGYRSMMSVQSSLVMTPIESFGSVAQKQKYLPKLATGEWIGCFGLTEPDHGSDPGSMATRAKKVVGGYSLSGSKTWITNAPIADLFLVWAKSEDGLIRGYLIEKGAKGLSAPAIHGKVGLRASITGEIVLDGVFVPEENVLPNVTGLKGPFTCLNSARFGIAWGALGAAEACYSVARSYVLERKQFGRPLGANQLIQKKLADMVTEVGLGLQGCLRLGRMKEEGHPPVELTSILKRNSCGKALEIARVARDMLGGNGISDEFAVARHLVNLEVVNTYEGTHDVHALIIGRGLTGIAAFAN
- a CDS encoding 3-hydroxyacyl-CoA dehydrogenase NAD-binding domain-containing protein, whose product is MSEVVKLERHDEVGIVTVNSPPVNALSAAVRGGILECVKAAIADPAIKGIVLTCAGRTFIAGADITEFGKPPKPPALNDVLSEIENSPKPVVAAIHGNALGGGLEVALACHFRVAVKDAKLGLPEVKLGLLPGAGGTQRLPRAVGPELAVKMIVGGDPIGAAEALKNGLIEEIVEGPASGGEAFVRKLLAEKRPLRRLRDDDSKIAAAKADRSIFTNAVAAMTKKSRGLEAPFAAADAVGYAIDLPFDEGLKKEREGFLKLVASDQSKAQRYAFFAEREANKIAGVPEGTKSRPVNRVAILGAGTMGGGIAMSFANAGVPVTLIEMGEEQLKRGMGIMQKNWEATAARGGIPADAPAKRMALINGVVGIENVGDADLVIEAVFETMAVKKEVFGKLDQYVKPGAVLASNTSYLNIDEIAKATKRPQDVLGMHFFSPANVMKLCEIVRADKTAPDALVTAVTIARKIAKVPAVVGVCDGFVGNRMLAQRGKQSEKLLFEGALPQQVDAVVTKFGMPMGPFAMGDLAGLDIGWRSRKDRGIKSEIADALCEAGRFGQKTGKGYYKYEAGSRAPMPDPEVEKLIDETLLRLGRKKRVVSDDEILERMMYPMINEGAKILEEGIAARPSDIDVVWLYGYGWPIYRGGPMFWADSVGLKHIADRLSYYAKETNDPSLEPAPLLKKLAAEGKTFASLAAASKAA